The Candidatus Woesearchaeota archaeon region CGGAAACAATCGCGGTCAACACCGACGCACAAGACCTTTTGTACACCAGCGCTGACAAAAAAATTCTGATTGGAAGAGAAATAACCAGAGGCATGGGCGCTGGCTCCATCCCAAAAATCGGCGAAGACGCTGCACGGGAAAGCGAGACTGAAATTAAGGAAGCTCTGCGCGACGCAGACATGGTATTTATCACCTGCGGCCTTGGCGGCGGCACCGGCACGGGCTCGGCACCCGTTGTTGCAGAAACCGCAAAGAAACTTGGTGCACTCACAGTTGCAGTCGTGACCATGCCGTTTGCTATGGAAGGCCAGCGACGCTATGAAAACGCAGTCATCGGACTGGAAAAATTGGAAAATGTAGTTGACACGCTCATCGTGATTCCCAACGACAAGCTCCTTGAGCTTGCGCCTGATTTGCCGCTGCACACCGCGTTTAAGGTCGCTGATGAAATTCTCACCAACGCGGTTAAGGGCATTGCGGAATTGGTCACCAAAGCAGGCCTGGTTAATCTCGACTTTGCTGACATCCGCACGATTATGGGCAACGGCGGCGTTGCCATGATTGGTGTGGGTGAAAGCGATACGGAAAACCGTTCGGTTGAATCCGTTGAAAAAGCAATCAGCAACCCGCTGCTCGATGTGGACATCAGCGGCGCCAACGGTGCACTGATTAATGTATCTGGCGGGCCGGACATGACGCTGGATGAAGCCAGAAAAATTGTTGAAACGGTTTCAGAAAAGCTCGATGATGATGCAAAAATTATCTGGGGAGCCCAGATTAATGACGACCTCCAGA contains the following coding sequences:
- the ftsZ gene encoding cell division protein FtsZ, with the translated sequence MKTSAPAASDASTKEHRPGKANVADAELEELLKNQRAKIKVVGCGGGGNNTINRMSEVGIKGAETIAVNTDAQDLLYTSADKKILIGREITRGMGAGSIPKIGEDAARESETEIKEALRDADMVFITCGLGGGTGTGSAPVVAETAKKLGALTVAVVTMPFAMEGQRRYENAVIGLEKLENVVDTLIVIPNDKLLELAPDLPLHTAFKVADEILTNAVKGIAELVTKAGLVNLDFADIRTIMGNGGVAMIGVGESDTENRSVESVEKAISNPLLDVDISGANGALINVSGGPDMTLDEARKIVETVSEKLDDDAKIIWGAQINDDLQNVIRTLIIVTGVKSSQIFGPDRKVSTKRKKEIETELGIEFIDS